One genomic segment of Sparus aurata chromosome 24, fSpaAur1.1, whole genome shotgun sequence includes these proteins:
- the rcan1b gene encoding calcipressin-1 isoform X2, which translates to MHIKTTKCNRFCLVASVTNHEVFNRPEAQASFEGLFRSFDPEVQFQYFKSFRRVRISFSDALAAAEARLRLHKTDFNGKEMRLYFAQSVHIGSPRLEPPKPDKQFLISPPASPPVGWEQSQDATPVINYDLLCAISKLGPGEKYELHTATPTTPSVVVHVCDDEHGDSSAPDDSDQDDKPRQPRPKIIQTRRPDFAPEVEQ; encoded by the exons ATGCACATCAAGACCACCAAGTGTAACCGCTTCTGCCTGGTCGCCTCGGTGACCAACCATGAAGTGTTCAACCGTCCTGAGGCACAG GCCAGTTTCGAAGGCTTGTTCCGCTCGTTCGACCCGGAGGTGCAGTTCCAGTACTTCAAGTCTTTCCGGCGGGTCAGGATCAGTTTCAGTGACGCTCTGGCCGCCGCTGAGGCGAGACTGCGACTCCACAAGACCGACTTCAACGGCAAAGAGATGAGGCTCTACTTCGCCCAG TCTGTCCACATAGGAAGTCCTCGGCTGGAGCCACCAAAACCGGACAAGCAGTTCCTGATCTCGCCCCCTGCCTCCCCTCCAGTCGGCTGGGAACAGTCTCAGGATGCCACGCCAGTCATCAACTATGACCTGCTGTGTGCCATCTCGAAGCTAGGACCAG GGGAGAAGTATGAGCTTCACACCGCCACGCCCACCACCCCCAGCGTGGTCGTCCACGTCTGCGATGACGAGCACGGCGACAGCTCTGCCCCGGACGACAGCGACCAGGACGACAAGCCCCGCCAGCCGCGGCCAAAGATCATCCAGACACGGCGTCCTGACTTCGCGCCCGAAGTCGAGCAGTGA